A region of Paenibacillus sp. 37 DNA encodes the following proteins:
- the abc-f gene encoding ribosomal protection-like ABC-F family protein produces MMMISAQQLTQYHGAHLVLDGITFEIMEGDKVALIGRNGSGKTTLMRLMARMNKPDEGQLMIKKDTRMGYVAQVPEGLDDHTVLDVLSLGFKELMMCRTQMKEMEQQMSDPACAADPNQLERLLKRYAALQDQFEREGGYEMDARIDQVADGLDIAKAHYGWHFGSLSGGEQTRVVLASQLIVRPDLLLLDEPTNHLDLERVEWLEGFLREYPGTIVLISHDRYFLDRVVNRTLELEDGEALTAAGGYTEYMAVKEQRLLQQFEEFKEQQKVIKKMKETIRQLEEWGRIGGNEKFFRRAASMRKAIERMEQVKRPVLERRNAEFDVRPTDRTGKRVAVLEQVEKSYGEREILSGISGLLEYGDKIALIGRNGSGKTTLFKLLLGDEQPNAGKLEWGARVDVGYLAQQEEPTNPKLNVLEYFRLEAGVEEGEARGILARYLFYGADVFRSVGQLSGGEWTRLRLALLVQRKPNVLLLDEPTNHLDIASREALEESLVDFEGTVLAISHDRYFVNRLASRVWELEDGQMTAYLGDYEAYREKKLEMQARAAETTQATAGVGVPSRGSAKSEMKSGLTSAPGGTARSGKKPEATSTLNGSTVTATDGSRDHEVSTGSSKALTPSAATASNYRSSNGNNHSAEKLEQTLARLEAQIQALDQQLESVQNNPVELEQIWNDREQLSAEYNDILAQWAEL; encoded by the coding sequence ATGATGATGATTAGCGCGCAACAACTGACTCAATACCACGGAGCACATCTGGTGCTGGACGGCATTACATTTGAGATTATGGAAGGTGACAAGGTTGCCTTAATCGGCCGCAACGGAAGCGGCAAGACCACACTTATGCGCCTGATGGCAAGAATGAACAAGCCGGATGAAGGGCAATTGATGATCAAAAAAGATACACGAATGGGATATGTAGCTCAGGTTCCAGAAGGACTGGATGACCATACCGTACTGGATGTGCTGAGTCTTGGATTCAAGGAGCTTATGATGTGTCGCACGCAAATGAAGGAAATGGAGCAGCAGATGTCCGATCCAGCATGTGCAGCAGACCCTAATCAATTGGAGCGCTTGTTGAAACGTTATGCGGCACTGCAAGACCAGTTTGAGCGTGAGGGTGGATACGAAATGGATGCCCGGATCGATCAGGTGGCGGACGGTTTGGATATCGCCAAGGCACACTATGGTTGGCACTTCGGTTCCTTGTCCGGTGGGGAGCAGACTCGGGTGGTGCTGGCCTCGCAGCTAATCGTAAGACCTGATCTGTTATTGCTGGATGAGCCAACGAACCATCTTGATCTGGAGCGGGTCGAGTGGCTGGAAGGATTTTTACGTGAATATCCCGGCACCATTGTCCTGATCTCGCATGATCGCTACTTTTTGGATCGGGTGGTGAATCGAACGCTGGAGCTGGAGGATGGTGAGGCGTTAACGGCAGCGGGGGGCTATACGGAATATATGGCGGTGAAAGAACAGCGGCTGTTGCAGCAATTCGAGGAGTTCAAGGAGCAGCAGAAGGTGATCAAAAAAATGAAGGAAACGATCCGCCAACTGGAGGAATGGGGCCGAATTGGTGGGAATGAAAAGTTCTTCAGACGGGCGGCTTCGATGCGTAAAGCAATCGAGCGGATGGAACAGGTGAAGCGTCCTGTGCTGGAGCGCCGTAATGCCGAGTTCGATGTTCGTCCTACGGATCGAACGGGCAAACGGGTAGCGGTATTGGAACAGGTCGAGAAGAGCTATGGTGAGCGCGAAATCCTGTCTGGAATCTCGGGTCTGTTGGAATATGGGGATAAAATTGCACTCATTGGACGCAATGGCTCCGGCAAGACGACCTTGTTCAAGCTGTTGCTTGGTGATGAGCAGCCCAATGCGGGCAAGCTGGAGTGGGGAGCACGCGTGGATGTAGGGTATCTGGCTCAACAGGAGGAACCTACGAATCCGAAGCTGAATGTGCTTGAATACTTCCGTCTGGAAGCGGGCGTGGAGGAAGGCGAAGCACGCGGGATTCTGGCTCGATACCTGTTCTATGGAGCGGATGTATTCCGCTCAGTCGGGCAGTTATCCGGCGGGGAATGGACGCGCCTGCGGCTGGCTCTGCTGGTGCAGCGCAAACCCAATGTACTGCTGCTTGATGAGCCAACCAACCATCTGGATATCGCATCCAGAGAAGCGCTGGAAGAGTCGCTGGTTGATTTTGAAGGAACCGTACTTGCCATCTCACATGATCGGTATTTCGTCAATCGCCTCGCCTCCCGTGTCTGGGAACTGGAGGACGGTCAGATGACCGCTTATCTGGGAGACTATGAGGCATATCGGGAGAAGAAGCTTGAAATGCAAGCTCGTGCGGCGGAGACAACTCAGGCTACAGCAGGAGTGGGAGTTCCTTCTCGTGGGAGTGCCAAGTCAGAGATGAAGTCAGGTTTAACGTCTGCTCCCGGCGGAACTGCCAGATCAGGGAAGAAACCAGAAGCAACCTCGACATTGAACGGTTCCACTGTTACGGCTACCGATGGAAGTCGTGATCATGAAGTTTCCACAGGATCAAGCAAGGCGTTGACTCCTTCGGCAGCAACTGCATCGAATTATAGAAGTAGCAATGGCAACAACCATTCTGCGGAGAAGCTGGAACAGACGTTAGCTCGTCTTGAGGCACAGATTCAGGCACTGGACCAACAGTTGGAATCCGTACAGAACAATCCGGTTGAACTGGAACAAATCTGGAATGATCGCGAGCAATTGTCCGCTGAATATAATGATATATTGGCGCAGTGGGCTGAGTTATAA
- a CDS encoding glutathionylspermidine synthase family protein, whose amino-acid sequence MRQVVQLPFSHEEVFQGATERQIPYHRMYGKQYCVPALTVYSPSEVQELRTAAEAVDSIYCKVMRFIQQYMPDSFLEHQLGIHPGLIPAARMEMVTGGITRQDWIIGEAGPKCIENNTDTPTGIPEAAALENILVGLAEDATLAAPSAEMDARIQACFKIWLEFYAEQGLQGPVTFTSFGEHVEDRTNTEYLMRRCQEAGYEVFYAPLDELEIVPGEALYHKGREINLLYRLYPLEYLIDDRDETTGVDIGAALLELVREGRLGLMNPVQHVLMQSKGFMAAIWSLYERNEQTPEYCGFTLFDDTEMDVISRYLLPTYFSAEPFDLNAMPYVAKSYWGREGRGTLLLDGGTNNAFGKQDMEHPLNETLESNRATATTDEDEEITAYYENQPKIYQKLVPMEQVVIETENGAYSGYLLTGVFVIGGRLAGVLPRVGEKVTGDMAYYCAAAVRERMNDEEEKKEWRTWD is encoded by the coding sequence ATGAGGCAAGTGGTTCAACTACCGTTTAGTCACGAAGAGGTATTTCAGGGTGCAACAGAACGACAGATTCCATACCATCGGATGTACGGGAAGCAATATTGTGTGCCTGCATTAACAGTCTATTCTCCTTCGGAGGTACAAGAGCTGCGTACCGCAGCCGAGGCGGTAGACAGCATCTATTGCAAAGTGATGCGATTTATCCAACAGTACATGCCGGATTCCTTTTTGGAGCATCAGCTGGGTATCCATCCCGGGCTTATCCCGGCGGCACGCATGGAGATGGTGACTGGAGGCATTACCCGTCAGGACTGGATTATCGGAGAAGCTGGGCCCAAGTGTATTGAAAATAATACGGACACTCCAACGGGCATACCGGAGGCTGCTGCTCTGGAAAATATCCTGGTCGGTCTTGCCGAGGATGCTACGCTAGCAGCGCCATCTGCCGAGATGGATGCACGTATTCAGGCGTGTTTCAAGATATGGCTGGAATTCTATGCAGAGCAAGGATTGCAGGGTCCGGTGACGTTCACTTCTTTTGGTGAACATGTCGAAGATCGAACAAATACGGAATACCTGATGAGACGATGTCAGGAAGCGGGATACGAAGTTTTCTATGCTCCACTTGATGAACTGGAGATTGTTCCGGGAGAGGCGCTTTACCATAAAGGTCGGGAGATTAATCTGCTCTACCGCCTCTATCCACTGGAATATCTGATCGATGATCGGGATGAGACGACAGGCGTGGACATTGGCGCTGCGTTACTTGAACTTGTACGGGAAGGACGGCTAGGCCTGATGAATCCCGTTCAGCATGTGCTCATGCAGAGCAAAGGCTTCATGGCGGCAATCTGGTCGCTCTACGAGCGTAATGAGCAAACCCCGGAATATTGCGGGTTTACCCTCTTTGATGATACAGAGATGGACGTCATTTCCCGATATCTGCTGCCAACCTATTTTTCAGCTGAACCCTTCGATCTGAACGCCATGCCATATGTAGCCAAAAGCTATTGGGGGCGCGAAGGCAGAGGAACTCTTTTGCTGGATGGAGGAACGAACAATGCCTTTGGAAAGCAGGATATGGAGCATCCTCTTAACGAGACGCTGGAATCCAATCGTGCAACTGCGACAACAGACGAGGATGAAGAGATTACAGCTTATTACGAAAATCAGCCCAAAATCTATCAGAAGCTGGTTCCGATGGAACAGGTCGTGATTGAGACGGAAAATGGAGCGTACAGCGGTTATCTGCTTACAGGGGTATTTGTTATCGGTGGGCGTTTGGCTGGAGTGCTGCCACGGGTTGGGGAGAAAGTAACCGGAGATATGGCCTATTATTGCGCGGCTGCGGTTCGTGAACGGATGAATGATGAGGAGGAGAAGAAGGAATGGAGAACTTGGGATTGA